A genomic segment from Nodularia sphaerocarpa UHCC 0038 encodes:
- a CDS encoding hydroxysqualene dehydroxylase — translation MRVGLETKRVVVVGAGWAGLGATYHLAKQGYDVTLLEAGSYPGGLVAGWKTTQGKSVEAGIHGFWYPYRNIFSLINELEINPFTTWTRSAQYSPAGLEVESPIFQDLPLLPTPLGTFIYTHFQRLPLIDRISALPLLYSLVDFDNSDEAWRRYDFVTARELFKDFGVSARLYKEAFEPMLLVGLFAPGEQCSAAATLGMLYYFILAHQADFDVVWCRGTVGEKIFRPWVERIEKAGAKVLPQKPVTDLIVDSQNRAKGVVCGNEVFDADAVIFAVGVTGMKKIVANSPSLQSRSEFRNLSNLGAIDVLATRLWFDRKIDIPRPSNACFGFDATTGWTFFDLNALHDEYKNEPGTVIEADFYHANQLLRMSDAQIIDKVKKDLTTCVPAFGSAKVIDSSVIRLPNAVTHFAPGSYRYMLPAKTSFENVFMSGDWIVNRHGSWSQEKAYVTGLEAANLAVSYLGVGQPSEIIPVEEDEAHIKMGRSLNQSLRDLGKSILPDFWLP, via the coding sequence ATGAGAGTCGGGTTAGAAACAAAACGGGTGGTAGTTGTCGGTGCTGGTTGGGCTGGTTTAGGTGCAACCTACCATTTGGCAAAACAAGGCTATGATGTCACACTATTGGAAGCTGGTTCATATCCTGGTGGATTAGTCGCCGGTTGGAAAACCACACAGGGAAAATCTGTAGAAGCTGGTATTCACGGCTTTTGGTATCCTTACAGAAATATATTTTCCCTGATTAATGAATTAGAAATTAATCCCTTTACTACCTGGACTCGTTCTGCTCAATATTCGCCTGCGGGGTTGGAAGTTGAATCACCAATTTTCCAGGATTTACCACTACTGCCCACACCTTTAGGTACTTTTATTTACACTCATTTTCAGCGATTACCCTTAATAGACCGGATCAGCGCTTTGCCTTTGCTTTATTCTCTTGTGGATTTTGACAATTCTGACGAGGCTTGGCGGCGTTATGATTTTGTCACAGCCCGTGAATTATTCAAAGATTTTGGCGTTTCTGCCCGACTTTACAAAGAAGCCTTTGAACCGATGCTGTTGGTAGGTTTATTTGCGCCAGGGGAACAATGTTCAGCCGCCGCTACATTAGGAATGCTGTACTATTTTATTCTGGCTCATCAAGCTGATTTTGATGTGGTTTGGTGTCGCGGAACAGTAGGGGAAAAAATATTTCGTCCTTGGGTGGAACGCATTGAAAAAGCTGGTGCGAAAGTCCTACCCCAAAAACCTGTGACTGATTTAATTGTTGATAGTCAAAATCGAGCCAAGGGTGTGGTTTGCGGTAATGAGGTATTTGATGCTGATGCGGTAATTTTTGCCGTTGGTGTCACAGGGATGAAGAAAATTGTTGCCAATAGCCCCAGTTTGCAAAGCCGGTCAGAGTTCCGAAATTTAAGTAATTTAGGCGCAATTGATGTTTTAGCCACCCGTTTATGGTTTGACCGCAAAATTGATATTCCTCGTCCTTCTAATGCTTGCTTTGGCTTTGATGCCACCACAGGATGGACATTTTTTGATTTAAATGCCTTACATGATGAATATAAAAATGAGCCGGGAACGGTGATTGAAGCTGATTTCTATCACGCCAATCAGTTGCTAAGGATGAGTGATGCACAGATTATCGATAAAGTCAAGAAAGATTTAACAACTTGTGTCCCAGCCTTTGGTTCGGCGAAAGTAATTGATAGCAGCGTGATTCGCTTACCCAATGCAGTGACTCACTTTGCTCCTGGTAGCTATCGCTATATGTTACCAGCTAAGACGAGTTTTGAGAATGTATTTATGAGTGGTGATTGGATTGTCAATCGGCACGGTTCTTGGTCTCAGGAGAAGGCTTATGTTACAGGTTTAGAAGCGGCAAATTTAGCGGTGTCCTATTTAGGTGTGGGTCAGCCTTCTGAGATTATACCTGTAGAAGAGGACGAAGCGCACATTAAAATGGGGCGATCGCTCAATCAAAGTCTGCGGGATTTGGGTAAATCAATTTTGCCTGATTTTTGGTTGCCTTAA